A stretch of DNA from Vicinamibacteria bacterium:
CTTCTCCGGACCCGACCGGGAACGGGTCTTGGCCTCGATTTGCAAGTCCTGCTGGGGCGAGTGGGAGGCCACGGAGGTCAAGGTCATCAATGAGTACCGTCTGAACTTCCTCGACCCCCAGCACCGGGAGATGCTCAAGAAGGCCACCCTCGATTTCCTCTTTGCCCAGCGCAACCTGAACCTGCCGGAATGATCCACGTCGAGGGCCTCAGCAAGCGGTACGGCGAGAAGGTCCTCCTCGAGGACGTGTCCTGGCATGTCCGGAAGCAGGACCGCATCGGCCTCTCCGGGCCCAACGGCAGCGGGAAGACCACCCTCCTGCGCATGCTGGCCGGGCTCGAGGAGCCGGACGCGGGCTCGATTCGAATGGCCACCGAGACCACCATCGGCTACCTCCCCCAGGACGGCCTGGTCCACCGCGGCCGGACCGTCCACGCGGAGGTGATCCAGGCCTTCGCGGAGCTCTTGTCCCT
This window harbors:
- a CDS encoding Fe(2+)-trafficking protein; the encoded protein is MSITCSRCGTTGEPPPPHRVGFSGPDRERVLASICKSCWGEWEATEVKVINEYRLNFLDPQHREMLKKATLDFLFAQRNLNLPE